One Streptomyces sp. R28 DNA window includes the following coding sequences:
- a CDS encoding DUF6879 family protein — MPQTVPPFAELLAGCRRSAVHLETRDLYGVEEEDADFAAWLSGRRFDLDDRSSWWNGFHDVVADAVSRGVVMRRARVVSEPASEYIRYEHSCTPQNLAAGEDVRWLPRRHAVDLLLPGNDLWIFDDRLIRFSLFAGDGRFVEDFMEDAPSVVKRHAEAFEAVWERAIPHADYRI; from the coding sequence ATGCCGCAGACGGTTCCGCCGTTCGCTGAGTTGCTCGCCGGGTGCCGTCGTTCCGCGGTCCACCTGGAGACGCGGGACTTGTACGGCGTCGAGGAGGAAGACGCGGACTTCGCGGCGTGGCTCAGCGGGCGCCGCTTCGACCTCGACGACCGCTCGTCATGGTGGAACGGATTCCACGACGTTGTGGCGGACGCTGTGAGCCGTGGTGTCGTGATGCGTCGTGCTCGTGTCGTCTCGGAGCCGGCGAGTGAGTACATCCGGTACGAGCACTCGTGTACGCCGCAGAACCTTGCGGCTGGCGAAGACGTGCGGTGGCTCCCGCGCAGACATGCGGTGGACCTACTGCTCCCGGGTAACGATCTGTGGATCTTCGACGACCGGCTGATCCGGTTCAGTCTGTTCGCCGGTGACGGCCGGTTCGTCGAAGACTTCATGGAGGACGCTCCCAGTGTCGTGAAGCGTCACGCGGAGGCATTCGAAGCAGTCTGGGAACGCGCCATCCCGCACGCTGACTACCGGATCTGA
- a CDS encoding esterase/lipase family protein has translation MRRFLKAAATALATAACLTAAVPASASPPTPHPAATGAPSSAQSATTLGGPGDLGGASASLALLGSVPDPDRSPAGTNDFTCKPSAAHPYPVVLVHGTFVNAYTDWSGLAPVLKNAGYCVFALNYGEVKPHALAKAVGPVPASAKQLAAYVDKVLAATGAKKVDLVGHSQGGGLMPQWYLRFNGGAKKVHQLVGINPSSHGTTMLGLIHLVDGVLDVLGHLGKPLGYDSPAAKDQTVGSPVLQQLYAKGDTEPGVTYTNIITKTDIIVTPYTNQYLTAGPGATVHNILLQNVCPLDLTGHLGSSYDPNVYQLVLSALDPAHAAPVRCALMPLPV, from the coding sequence ATGCGCCGATTCCTCAAGGCCGCAGCCACAGCTCTCGCCACGGCGGCCTGCCTGACCGCCGCCGTCCCCGCCTCCGCCTCGCCCCCCACGCCCCACCCTGCCGCCACCGGCGCTCCTTCGTCTGCGCAATCGGCTACAACGCTGGGCGGCCCGGGCGACCTGGGCGGGGCCAGTGCCAGCCTGGCCTTGCTCGGCTCGGTACCCGACCCCGACCGCTCCCCGGCCGGGACCAACGACTTCACCTGCAAGCCCTCGGCCGCCCACCCCTACCCGGTGGTGCTGGTCCACGGCACCTTCGTCAACGCCTACACCGACTGGAGCGGGCTCGCCCCCGTGCTGAAGAACGCCGGCTACTGCGTCTTCGCCCTCAACTACGGTGAGGTCAAACCCCACGCCCTGGCCAAGGCAGTCGGCCCGGTCCCCGCCTCGGCCAAACAACTGGCCGCCTACGTCGACAAGGTGCTGGCCGCCACCGGCGCGAAGAAGGTCGACCTGGTCGGCCACTCCCAAGGCGGCGGACTGATGCCCCAGTGGTACCTGCGCTTCAACGGCGGCGCCAAGAAGGTGCACCAGCTGGTGGGCATCAACCCCAGCAGCCACGGCACCACCATGCTCGGCCTGATCCACCTCGTCGACGGAGTACTGGACGTGCTCGGCCACCTCGGCAAGCCGCTCGGCTACGACAGCCCCGCGGCCAAGGACCAGACAGTCGGCTCCCCGGTACTCCAGCAGCTGTACGCCAAAGGCGACACCGAACCCGGCGTCACCTACACCAACATCATCACCAAGACCGACATCATCGTCACCCCGTACACCAACCAGTACCTCACCGCCGGCCCCGGAGCCACCGTGCACAACATCCTGCTGCAGAACGTGTGCCCGCTCGACCTGACCGGCCACCTGGGCAGCTCCTACGACCCCAACGTGTACCAACTGGTCCTCAGCGCCCTCGACCCCGCCCACGCGGCGCCGGTGCGCTGCGCCCTGATGCCGCTTCCCGTCTGA